The Microbacterium sp. SORGH_AS_0862 genome has a segment encoding these proteins:
- the allB gene encoding allantoinase AllB → MTTPAPAVIAARRVFLDGAFRPATVTVTDGRISAIGDFDPDAEHALPDDLVLLPGLVDSHVHLNDPGRASWEGFDTGTAAAAAGGVTTVLDMPLNSIPVTTTPEALAEKRAAARGRIAVDVGYWGGAVPENIGRLRELADAGVVGFKCFLSPSGIDEFGHLSAEQLDEVLTELAAFDGLLIVHAEHPAHLHADGALGVHYADFLASRPPASERAAIQLVIETARRTGARVHIVHVSDGTALDDVRAAKAEGVRITVETCPHYLTLDAAAVPDGAASFKCCPPIRDLANQDLLWQGVLDGTIDAIVSDHSPATPELKGEPDFGLAWGGISGLQTGLSSVHTRARERGIPLEAFLPLMTTGPARVGGLGSRGTIAVGGPAHLTVFAPDETFTVDAAALEYRNPLSPWDGASLTGVVAETWLHGEPVYRRGEGLLARTGRELIAAIDEERQ, encoded by the coding sequence ATGACGACCCCCGCACCCGCCGTCATCGCGGCGCGACGCGTGTTCCTCGACGGGGCCTTCCGCCCCGCCACCGTGACCGTGACCGACGGGCGCATCAGCGCGATCGGCGATTTCGATCCGGATGCGGAACACGCTCTGCCGGACGACCTCGTGCTGCTGCCGGGCCTCGTCGACTCGCACGTGCATCTGAACGACCCGGGTCGTGCGAGCTGGGAGGGCTTCGACACGGGGACCGCGGCGGCCGCGGCGGGCGGAGTCACGACCGTGCTCGACATGCCGCTCAACAGCATTCCGGTCACCACGACCCCGGAAGCCCTGGCCGAGAAGCGGGCCGCCGCGAGGGGACGCATCGCCGTCGACGTGGGCTACTGGGGCGGCGCCGTGCCGGAGAACATCGGTCGCCTGCGGGAGCTCGCCGATGCGGGCGTCGTCGGCTTCAAGTGCTTCCTCTCGCCGTCGGGCATCGACGAGTTCGGACACCTCAGCGCCGAGCAGCTCGATGAGGTGCTCACCGAGCTCGCCGCCTTCGACGGACTGCTCATCGTGCACGCCGAGCACCCCGCGCACCTGCACGCCGACGGCGCGCTCGGCGTGCACTACGCGGACTTCCTCGCCTCCCGGCCCCCCGCCAGCGAGCGGGCCGCGATCCAGCTCGTGATCGAGACCGCCCGGCGCACGGGTGCGCGTGTGCACATCGTGCACGTCTCCGACGGCACGGCCCTCGACGACGTCAGGGCGGCCAAGGCCGAGGGCGTGCGGATCACGGTCGAGACGTGTCCGCACTACCTGACCCTGGATGCGGCGGCCGTCCCCGACGGCGCCGCATCGTTCAAGTGCTGCCCGCCGATCCGCGACCTCGCCAATCAGGACCTGCTCTGGCAGGGCGTGCTCGACGGCACGATCGACGCGATCGTCAGCGACCACTCGCCCGCGACCCCGGAGCTCAAGGGCGAACCGGATTTCGGCCTCGCGTGGGGCGGGATCTCGGGCCTGCAGACGGGGCTGTCGAGCGTGCACACGAGAGCGCGCGAGCGCGGCATCCCGCTGGAGGCGTTCCTGCCGCTCATGACGACGGGGCCGGCGCGCGTGGGCGGACTCGGCTCGCGCGGCACGATCGCGGTCGGCGGGCCCGCCCATCTGACCGTCTTCGCGCCCGACGAGACGTTCACGGTGGATGCGGCGGCCCTCGAGTACCGCAACCCGCTCTCGCCGTGGGACGGGGCGAGCCTCACGGGCGTCGTCGCCGAGACGTGGCTGCACGGCGAGCCGGTGTACCGTCGCGGCGAGGGTCTGCTCGCGCGCACCGGACGCGAGCTGATCGCGGCAATCGACGAGGAGCGCCAGTGA
- a CDS encoding acetamidase/formamidase family protein, with translation MSTPILQPGVGDIAGEHYLPAAVENVFWGRLPCATDAPVLRIEPGATVTVDTVSHEGILEDQGKDPRAFFGAHGVATEQVLDDAVAIAASLSRDVMADGPHVVTGPIHVAGAQPGDLLQITVVRLEPRVPYGVISNRHGKGALVGELPRGEHNVSVFTPVVEQDGALVGALPLVEGGPAAVAFPLAPFLGTMGVAVAGSDRPHSVPPGAHGGNIDIKLLTEGAVLYLPVQVAGALAYVGDPHFAQGDGEVALTALEASLRATLRFDVVPRSVALAEFGELLGPLVRTDEYLVPTGLDPDLGEAMRRCVRAALTLLQARYGMAEHLAYAYLSAATDFDISQVVDIVCGVHARIREADFAGAPVSGAASAGDLPPSGDSAPDSPAQATTDAEGRA, from the coding sequence GTGAGCACACCCATCCTGCAGCCGGGCGTCGGCGACATCGCGGGCGAGCACTACCTTCCCGCCGCCGTCGAGAACGTCTTCTGGGGTCGGCTGCCCTGCGCCACCGACGCGCCGGTGCTCCGGATCGAGCCTGGTGCCACCGTGACGGTCGACACCGTCAGCCATGAGGGCATCCTCGAGGATCAGGGCAAGGACCCCCGCGCCTTCTTCGGGGCGCACGGCGTGGCGACCGAGCAGGTGCTCGACGATGCCGTGGCGATCGCCGCATCCCTCTCGCGCGACGTGATGGCCGACGGTCCCCACGTGGTGACCGGCCCCATCCATGTCGCCGGCGCCCAGCCGGGCGATCTGCTGCAGATCACGGTCGTCCGACTCGAGCCGCGGGTGCCCTACGGCGTGATCAGCAATCGTCACGGGAAGGGCGCGCTCGTGGGCGAGTTGCCCCGCGGTGAGCACAACGTGAGCGTGTTCACCCCCGTCGTGGAGCAGGACGGCGCTCTCGTGGGCGCGCTGCCTCTGGTCGAGGGGGGACCGGCGGCGGTGGCCTTCCCGCTCGCACCGTTCCTCGGCACGATGGGGGTGGCGGTCGCAGGCTCCGACCGCCCGCACTCCGTGCCGCCGGGCGCCCATGGCGGCAACATCGACATCAAGCTGTTGACCGAGGGCGCCGTGCTCTACCTGCCGGTGCAGGTCGCGGGCGCACTCGCGTACGTCGGCGATCCGCACTTCGCCCAGGGCGACGGCGAGGTCGCACTCACCGCGCTCGAGGCGTCGCTGCGGGCCACGCTGCGGTTCGACGTCGTGCCGCGCTCGGTCGCGCTGGCCGAGTTCGGCGAGCTCCTCGGCCCGCTCGTGCGCACCGACGAGTACCTCGTTCCGACGGGGCTCGATCCCGATCTCGGCGAGGCGATGCGCCGCTGCGTGCGCGCGGCGCTCACCCTGCTCCAAGCGCGGTACGGCATGGCCGAGCACCTCGCCTACGCGTACCTCTCCGCCGCGACCGACTTCGACATCTCCCAGGTCGTGGACATCGTGTGCGGTGTGCACGCCCGCATCCGGGAGGCCGACTTCGCGGGAGCCCCGGTTTCCGGCGCCGCTTCCGCAGGAGATCTCCCCCCATCAGGAGATTCCGCGCCGGATTCTCCTGCGCAGGCGACGACGGATGCGGAGGGCCGGGCATGA
- a CDS encoding AtzH-like domain-containing protein has translation MSEIPADLRAAFDRYERAILDNDLAVLDEMFAPGDETLRGDAAGLLVGHDVISAFRGVRGGVAPRTIQRIEYRPLADDLALLVSVSRFTGGGTGLQTQLWRRGGSGWVIEAAHVTGKAQALDRSVWRTVGDPLWQGAWEGPLEGLNVAVKDLFAIKGYRIGAGNPTFLETARPESTTAPAVADLLRGGASLRGIARTDEFAYSIAGDNAHYGTPPNGALPGALPGGSSSGPASAVATGQAEVGLATDTAGSVRVPASYQGLWGLRTTHNLVPRQGMLPLAQSFDTIGWLTRDGKTLQRVVDWCLSYDGSESTESVFGESAGDLPWRFVIPEDVLTHVEPDTRAAFDSYVERLAASEGAPEIDTVSIGDLDEYFDPFRTVQAAEAWRNNREWLRAHPGSTGAAVAERFRIASEVTAAAERVARQALEPLRERVHALLQNAVLLLPTVPGPAPMRTSDPAKVDAVRQATLRMTTPAAVAGTPALSIPLLTVRSQLGPAPVGVCLVSRSGTDIALVRLGRRLAAL, from the coding sequence ATGAGCGAGATCCCCGCCGACCTCCGCGCCGCCTTCGACCGCTACGAGCGGGCCATCCTCGACAACGACCTCGCGGTGCTCGACGAGATGTTCGCGCCCGGCGACGAGACGCTGCGCGGGGATGCGGCGGGGCTCCTCGTCGGCCACGACGTGATCAGCGCCTTCCGGGGCGTGCGGGGCGGAGTCGCGCCGCGGACGATCCAGCGGATCGAGTACCGTCCGCTCGCCGACGACCTCGCCCTGCTCGTCTCGGTGTCGCGCTTCACCGGGGGCGGCACGGGGCTGCAGACCCAGCTCTGGCGGCGCGGCGGGAGCGGATGGGTCATCGAGGCCGCGCACGTGACGGGCAAGGCGCAGGCGCTCGACCGGTCGGTCTGGCGCACGGTCGGCGACCCGCTGTGGCAGGGCGCATGGGAGGGTCCGCTCGAGGGCCTCAACGTCGCCGTCAAAGACCTCTTCGCCATCAAGGGCTACCGCATCGGCGCGGGCAACCCGACCTTCCTCGAGACGGCGAGGCCCGAGTCCACCACGGCTCCGGCCGTCGCCGATCTGCTGCGCGGCGGGGCGTCGCTGCGCGGCATCGCACGCACCGACGAGTTCGCCTACTCGATCGCGGGAGACAACGCCCACTACGGCACCCCTCCCAACGGTGCGCTCCCGGGCGCTCTGCCGGGCGGATCGTCGAGCGGACCCGCATCCGCCGTCGCGACGGGTCAGGCGGAGGTGGGACTCGCCACCGACACCGCGGGATCCGTGCGCGTGCCCGCCTCGTACCAGGGGCTGTGGGGCCTGCGGACGACCCACAACCTCGTGCCGCGTCAGGGAATGCTGCCCCTCGCGCAGTCCTTCGACACGATCGGCTGGCTCACGCGCGACGGCAAGACCCTCCAGCGGGTGGTCGACTGGTGCCTGAGCTACGACGGCTCGGAGTCGACCGAGAGCGTGTTCGGCGAGTCCGCGGGCGACCTGCCCTGGCGCTTCGTGATCCCCGAGGACGTGCTGACCCACGTCGAGCCCGACACCCGCGCGGCGTTCGACTCCTATGTGGAGCGGCTCGCCGCATCCGAGGGCGCGCCGGAGATCGACACGGTCTCGATCGGCGACCTCGACGAGTACTTCGATCCGTTCCGCACGGTGCAGGCGGCGGAGGCCTGGCGCAACAACCGCGAGTGGCTCCGCGCCCACCCGGGATCGACGGGGGCAGCTGTCGCCGAGCGGTTCCGCATCGCCAGCGAGGTCACGGCCGCGGCGGAGCGCGTCGCGCGTCAGGCGCTCGAGCCGCTCCGTGAGCGCGTGCACGCCCTCCTGCAGAACGCCGTGCTGCTGCTGCCCACCGTGCCCGGCCCCGCGCCCATGCGCACGTCCGATCCGGCGAAGGTGGATGCGGTGCGCCAGGCGACGCTGCGCATGACGACGCCCGCGGCCGTCGCCGGCACACCCGCCCTCTCGATCCCGCTGCTCACCGTCCGCTCGCAGCTCGGCCCCGCGCCCGTCGGGGTCTGCCTCGTCTCACGCAGCGGCACCGACATCGCCCTCGTCCGCCTCGGACGCCGCCTCGCCGCGCTCTGA
- a CDS encoding alanine--glyoxylate aminotransferase family protein, protein MTDTLPIDPPARLLMGPGPISAYPSVLRAMSAPLVGQYDPFMTHTMNETQELYRQVWATGNDATLLVDGTSRAGIEAAIVSLVRPGDRVLVPVFGRFGHLLAEIAERALAEVHTIETEWGQVFTPAAIEEAVVRVKPTLLALVQGDTSTTMLQPLEEIGEICRAHGVLFYSDATASLGGNAFEADAWGLDAATAGLQKCLGGPSGSAPITLSERAVEVIRSRKRIEAGIREAGDEDAPDFVRSNYFDLGMILDYWGPRRLNHHTEATSMLYGARECARLLLLEGREAVIARHELAGRAMLAGVEALGLAVFGDVGHKMSNVVAVYIPDGVPGDAARTAMLEDFAIEIGTSFGPLHGKVWRIGTMGYNARKDTVLTTLAALEAVLRRHGVAVPAGGGVEAASDVFAGRA, encoded by the coding sequence ATGACCGACACCCTCCCGATCGACCCGCCCGCCCGCCTGCTCATGGGGCCGGGCCCCATCTCCGCCTACCCGTCCGTGCTGCGCGCCATGTCGGCGCCGCTCGTGGGCCAGTACGACCCGTTCATGACCCACACGATGAACGAGACGCAAGAGCTGTACCGCCAGGTGTGGGCCACCGGGAACGACGCGACCCTGCTCGTCGACGGAACGTCGCGCGCCGGTATCGAGGCTGCGATCGTGAGCCTCGTGCGCCCCGGCGACCGCGTGCTCGTGCCCGTGTTCGGACGCTTCGGCCACCTGCTCGCCGAGATCGCCGAACGCGCGCTCGCCGAGGTGCACACGATCGAGACCGAGTGGGGTCAGGTCTTCACGCCCGCGGCGATCGAGGAGGCCGTCGTGCGCGTCAAGCCGACGCTCCTCGCGCTGGTGCAGGGCGACACCTCGACCACGATGCTCCAGCCCTTGGAGGAGATCGGCGAGATCTGCCGCGCGCACGGCGTGCTCTTCTACTCCGACGCCACCGCATCCCTGGGAGGCAACGCGTTCGAGGCCGATGCCTGGGGACTGGATGCGGCGACCGCCGGTCTGCAGAAGTGCCTGGGCGGCCCGAGCGGCTCCGCCCCCATCACCCTCAGCGAGCGCGCCGTCGAGGTCATCCGCTCCCGCAAGCGGATCGAGGCCGGCATCCGCGAGGCGGGCGACGAGGACGCGCCCGACTTCGTCCGCTCCAACTACTTCGACCTCGGCATGATCCTCGACTACTGGGGCCCGCGCCGACTCAACCATCACACCGAGGCGACGAGCATGCTCTACGGCGCCCGCGAGTGTGCGCGCCTGCTGCTCCTCGAGGGCCGCGAGGCGGTGATCGCCCGGCACGAACTCGCCGGCCGCGCGATGCTCGCCGGCGTCGAGGCGCTCGGCCTCGCCGTCTTCGGAGACGTCGGGCACAAGATGAGCAACGTCGTGGCCGTGTACATCCCGGACGGGGTGCCCGGCGATGCCGCGCGCACCGCGATGCTCGAGGACTTCGCCATCGAGATCGGCACGTCCTTCGGCCCGCTGCACGGCAAGGTGTGGCGCATCGGCACGATGGGCTACAACGCCCGCAAGGACACCGTGCTCACGACCTTGGCCGCTCTCGAGGCGGTGCTGCGCCGCCACGGCGTCGCGGTTCCCGCCGGCGGCGGCGTGGAGGCCGCATCCGACGTCTTCGCGGGGCGCGCATGA
- a CDS encoding allantoate amidohydrolase, translating into MMLEVSPDRIAAAARRVMARCDELARVTATPGRIERVYLSPEHARVNRLAAEWMRELGMRTRQDAAGNQIGRLDRIVGDTLDPDAPALIIGSHLDTVLDAGRFDGIVGVLMGLEIARLLRTPVGDGRFGVALPFALEIVAFSDEEGTRFGKALLGSSAVAGLWDEDWWALTDADGTSLRQAFLEFGLDPARIAEAARRPEELIGYLEAHIEQGPELDRRGEPLAVVSSIASARRFQLVVEGEARHAGGTPYDMRRDALLGASEAALAVERICRDEHHIIGTVGQLEAYPGAVNVVPGEARFSLDLRGEFDETRDHVWDELSRELDAIMGRRGLRWSSREVHSAAAVMCAPLLQDVVREGIGAADAPGGDDPAVIFSRAGHDAMSIGAITDVGMLFLRNPDGISHHPGESVSAPDVALGIRALAESVLALAADVRVR; encoded by the coding sequence ATGATGTTGGAGGTCTCGCCGGACCGCATCGCGGCCGCCGCGCGGCGCGTGATGGCGAGGTGCGACGAGCTCGCGCGCGTCACAGCGACGCCTGGCCGCATCGAGCGGGTCTACCTCTCTCCCGAGCACGCACGGGTGAACCGCCTCGCGGCGGAGTGGATGCGCGAGCTCGGCATGCGCACGCGACAGGATGCGGCGGGCAACCAGATCGGCCGACTCGACCGCATCGTCGGCGACACGCTCGACCCGGACGCGCCCGCGCTGATCATCGGCTCGCACCTGGACACCGTGCTGGATGCGGGACGCTTCGACGGGATCGTGGGCGTGCTGATGGGGCTCGAGATCGCCCGGCTCCTGCGGACGCCCGTCGGTGACGGGCGCTTCGGCGTCGCTCTCCCGTTCGCGCTGGAGATCGTCGCGTTCTCGGATGAGGAGGGCACGCGATTCGGCAAGGCCCTGCTCGGCTCCTCGGCGGTCGCGGGACTATGGGACGAGGACTGGTGGGCGCTGACGGATGCCGACGGCACGAGCCTGCGGCAGGCGTTCCTCGAGTTCGGGCTCGACCCGGCGCGCATCGCCGAGGCCGCCCGACGACCGGAAGAGCTGATCGGCTATCTCGAGGCGCACATCGAGCAGGGGCCGGAGCTCGACCGGCGCGGTGAGCCGCTCGCGGTCGTCTCCTCGATCGCCTCCGCCCGCCGCTTCCAGCTCGTCGTCGAGGGGGAGGCCCGCCATGCGGGTGGCACGCCGTACGACATGCGTCGCGATGCGCTGCTGGGTGCGAGCGAGGCGGCGCTCGCGGTCGAGCGCATCTGCCGCGACGAGCACCACATCATCGGCACCGTCGGTCAGCTCGAGGCGTACCCGGGTGCGGTCAACGTCGTGCCCGGCGAGGCGCGCTTCTCCCTCGACCTCCGCGGAGAGTTCGACGAGACCCGCGACCACGTGTGGGACGAGCTCTCCCGCGAACTCGACGCGATCATGGGTCGCCGCGGGCTGCGCTGGAGCTCACGCGAGGTGCACAGCGCCGCGGCCGTCATGTGCGCGCCGCTCCTGCAGGACGTGGTGCGCGAGGGCATCGGCGCCGCCGACGCGCCCGGCGGCGACGACCCGGCCGTGATCTTCAGCCGCGCCGGCCACGACGCGATGTCGATCGGCGCGATCACCGACGTGGGGATGCTGTTCCTGCGCAACCCTGACGGCATCAGCCACCATCCGGGGGAGTCCGTCTCGGCACCGGACGTGGCTCTCGGCATCCGTGCCCTCGCCGAGTCCGTGCTCGCGCTCGCCGCCGACGTCCGCGTGCGCTGA
- a CDS encoding helix-turn-helix transcriptional regulator translates to MEQDAGLEAAAALFKVLGSASRLRLVRLLAAEPAGVTHLVASTGMSQPLVSQHLGTLRAAGIVTVARAGREALYSISDDHIAHVVDDALTHVLEEDATHQGEEP, encoded by the coding sequence GTGGAGCAGGACGCAGGACTCGAGGCGGCCGCGGCACTCTTCAAGGTGCTGGGTTCGGCGTCGCGTCTGCGCTTGGTCCGACTCTTGGCTGCTGAACCCGCGGGAGTCACGCACCTGGTGGCGAGCACCGGCATGTCGCAACCGCTGGTCTCTCAACACCTCGGGACGCTCCGCGCCGCGGGTATCGTCACCGTCGCCCGCGCCGGCCGAGAGGCGCTCTACAGCATCAGCGATGACCACATCGCCCACGTCGTCGACGATGCACTCACCCACGTCCTCGAAGAGGACGCGACCCATCAAGGAGAAGAACCATGA
- a CDS encoding helix-turn-helix domain-containing protein, producing the protein MSDPSLDADLGSVVGAEIRRLRDAAGLSTRELAAAAGMSQPFLSQIERGASAPSMASVYRLARALGVRPGDLLPAVGADEVDVVRAGEGRRIPVAERDDAALGRALLLRESSALEVVEYAFGPDEYIAEWFESPGESGLYLVSGHLEVDVLGAGTYALEPGDFIRFPAGARDRWRLVGEERVVALFVTSVPRAR; encoded by the coding sequence TTGAGCGACCCCTCCCTCGATGCCGACCTCGGCTCGGTCGTCGGCGCCGAGATCCGCCGACTCCGGGACGCGGCCGGGCTCTCGACGCGCGAATTGGCCGCGGCGGCAGGGATGAGCCAGCCGTTCCTGAGCCAGATCGAGCGCGGCGCGAGCGCCCCCTCGATGGCGTCGGTCTACCGCCTCGCCCGCGCACTCGGGGTGCGGCCAGGCGACCTGCTGCCGGCCGTGGGCGCCGACGAGGTCGATGTCGTCCGCGCCGGCGAGGGGCGCCGCATCCCCGTCGCGGAGCGGGACGACGCCGCGCTCGGGCGAGCGCTGCTGCTGCGCGAGAGCTCGGCGCTCGAGGTCGTCGAGTACGCCTTCGGCCCCGACGAGTACATCGCCGAGTGGTTCGAGTCGCCGGGCGAGAGCGGCCTGTATCTGGTCTCGGGGCACCTCGAGGTGGATGTGCTCGGCGCCGGCACCTATGCGCTCGAGCCGGGCGACTTCATCCGATTCCCCGCGGGCGCCCGCGACCGCTGGCGCCTCGTCGGCGAGGAGCGGGTCGTCGCCCTCTTCGTCACGAGCGTCCCGCGCGCCCGCTGA
- the add gene encoding adenosine deaminase, with amino-acid sequence MSASVEIERIVRGLPKVSLHCHLIGSVQATTLVELAAKHGVVLDGGRTAENLFDHASYEDLDEFLRVLDVAGSVIRDVDDFHRVTYESLTAGGAAHNVLYREIFLSPPGHPGVAYRTIIDGVRAGMRDAETDTGIRSNLIVGLNRNDTPGAATELVETMIANPYDEVIGIGLDYSEMIGPPEKFWKAFRLAGEAGLQRTAHSESGPPHNIETILDLLGCSRVDHGYHIVDDPDITRRCVEERIPFTCTPVSSDIGRYSGSGDGSHLRIKQMVDAGLLVTIDSDDPPMFGTDPTHDYRALAHALGYGLDTLASFTDNAIEASWLDADSKRELQQRADRMVADLAAPPVKTP; translated from the coding sequence ATGAGCGCATCGGTCGAGATCGAGCGGATCGTGCGGGGACTGCCCAAGGTCAGCCTGCACTGCCACCTCATCGGCTCGGTGCAGGCGACGACGCTCGTCGAGCTGGCGGCCAAGCACGGCGTCGTGCTCGACGGCGGACGCACCGCCGAGAACCTGTTCGATCACGCCAGCTACGAGGATCTCGACGAGTTCCTCCGTGTGCTGGATGTGGCGGGCTCCGTCATCCGCGACGTCGACGACTTCCATCGCGTCACCTACGAGTCGCTGACGGCGGGCGGAGCCGCGCACAACGTGCTCTACCGCGAGATCTTCCTCAGTCCTCCCGGCCACCCCGGCGTCGCGTACCGCACGATCATCGACGGCGTCCGCGCCGGGATGCGCGACGCCGAGACCGACACCGGCATCCGCAGCAACCTCATCGTCGGCCTCAACCGCAACGACACCCCGGGCGCCGCCACCGAGCTGGTCGAGACGATGATCGCCAATCCCTACGACGAGGTCATCGGGATCGGTCTCGACTACTCCGAGATGATCGGGCCGCCCGAGAAGTTCTGGAAGGCCTTCCGGCTCGCCGGCGAGGCCGGTCTGCAGCGCACCGCGCACTCCGAGTCGGGGCCGCCCCACAACATCGAGACCATCCTCGACCTGCTCGGATGCAGCCGCGTCGACCACGGCTACCACATCGTCGACGACCCGGACATCACGCGCCGCTGCGTCGAGGAGCGCATCCCCTTCACCTGCACCCCCGTGTCGAGCGACATCGGCCGGTACTCCGGCAGCGGGGACGGCAGCCACCTCCGCATCAAGCAGATGGTGGATGCGGGACTGCTCGTGACCATCGACTCCGACGACCCGCCGATGTTCGGCACCGATCCCACCCACGACTACCGCGCCCTCGCTCACGCGCTCGGGTACGGCCTCGACACCCTCGCATCCTTCACCGACAACGCGATCGAGGCGAGCTGGCTCGACGCGGACAGCAAACGCGAGCTGCAGCAGCGCGCCGACCGCATGGTCGCCGACCTGGCCGCGCCGCCCGTGAAGACCCCCTGA
- a CDS encoding ABC transporter substrate-binding protein — MSRSHRSRLGVALAGLVVSAVALTACAGASGEPAASGSSDGAGLGDVTLQLSWILNEEFAGEYFADSKGYYEEAGLGKVQLIPGPSTGVAELLSGTTDIAINDAVSAGTAVATEGAPIKIIGATLQKNPFTILSLADGGNILKPSDMIGKRIGVQDSNRALFSALLAANDIDPSQVDIVPVQYDPAPLTNGEVDGFTAYLTNEAITVEMAGFKTANLPLAENGLPFVAETFSVTDDTLKNRRDMLKAFLVAEIRGWTDALADPDEGARLAKDVYGADLNLDPAKTIAGLLATNALITTDETAENGLFTVSEALQKQTIASLAGAGITLDASDLFDMSLLDEVYQENPDLIAYAG, encoded by the coding sequence ATGTCACGCAGCCACCGATCCCGCCTGGGAGTCGCCCTCGCCGGCCTCGTCGTCTCCGCCGTCGCCCTCACCGCCTGCGCGGGCGCGTCGGGGGAGCCGGCCGCATCCGGATCGTCCGACGGAGCCGGTCTCGGCGACGTCACCCTCCAGCTCAGCTGGATCCTCAACGAGGAGTTCGCCGGCGAGTACTTCGCCGACTCGAAGGGCTACTACGAGGAAGCGGGCCTCGGAAAGGTGCAGCTGATCCCCGGTCCCTCGACCGGCGTCGCGGAGCTGCTCAGCGGCACGACCGACATCGCGATCAACGACGCCGTGTCGGCCGGCACGGCGGTAGCCACCGAGGGCGCACCCATCAAGATCATCGGCGCGACGCTGCAGAAGAACCCGTTCACCATCCTCTCGCTGGCCGATGGCGGCAACATCCTGAAGCCCTCGGACATGATCGGCAAGCGCATCGGCGTGCAGGACTCGAACCGGGCGCTCTTCTCGGCGCTGCTCGCCGCGAACGACATCGACCCCTCCCAGGTCGACATCGTCCCCGTGCAGTACGACCCGGCGCCGCTGACCAACGGCGAGGTCGACGGCTTCACGGCCTACCTCACGAACGAGGCGATCACCGTCGAGATGGCCGGGTTCAAGACGGCCAACCTGCCGCTCGCCGAGAACGGCCTGCCGTTCGTCGCCGAGACGTTCTCGGTCACCGACGACACCCTCAAGAACCGGCGCGACATGCTGAAGGCCTTCCTCGTCGCCGAGATCCGCGGGTGGACCGACGCCCTCGCCGACCCCGACGAGGGCGCGCGTCTCGCGAAGGACGTCTACGGAGCCGACCTGAACCTGGATCCCGCCAAGACGATCGCCGGCCTGTTGGCCACCAACGCGCTCATCACGACGGACGAGACGGCCGAGAACGGCCTGTTCACGGTTTCCGAGGCCCTGCAGAAGCAGACGATCGCCAGCCTCGCGGGCGCCGGCATCACGCTGGACGCGTCCGACCTGTTCGACATGAGTCTGCTCGACGAGGTCTACCAGGAGAACCCGGACCTCATCGCGTACGCCGGCTGA